One Pseudobutyrivibrio xylanivorans genomic window, TAAGGAAACTTTGTATTTATACAATAAGATATCCTCAAATTCAACTAGATTTGCCCCGATTGAGATTTTTAGTAATTATGCTATTGAAAACACTTCGTCAGAGGATTGCTTGCTGCATGTTAAAGCTGCTATCCAAGAGGGAAGTGCAGATGAGTTGATTGTATCGGATGGATTTGTTGCCAATAATGATTTTTTAGCGAGATATCTTAAGAAAGAACATCCAGAAATTATTAGTGAAGTTAAGACTCAGGCTGTTCGGGTTAATTCTCAAGAACCAGATGAGGAATCCAATTTTGATTTTGCAAAAGCTAATGAAGGACGTTATAGAAGTCTATATCAGCCTATGTATAGTATAAATTCTGCATATGAAAAGATTATGGCAGAAGAGTCTGGTTCATCCCAGGATGAATATGTTGAAGAGCAGTATGATCAAAAGCAGTTTCTGCTTAACTGTTATGCGGTAATAGAACATACTCTTTATAATTACTTGTTGGGTAGCCCACTGGGGCAAAATCGTCTGAAGTTACTTTATCGACAGGATACGTATTTGAATCAGGAATTGATTTTAACGCTGTCTGAGCAATTAGGGCTGGAATATATTAGACAATATGATTATTTATTTGGAATCGTAAGTAGAAGTAATATCACTAAAATGTATAATTCTAAAACTCCCAATATGTATATTGTTTTGCCGCTGGTTTTGATAGAAGCTTTTGACAATAAAAGCAGCTTATTTAGAGTGATGATTGAAAAGTATCCTGGGGTTATACATACAATTAATAAGTTGCACAATAAATGTAAAGACTTGAGACATAAGACATATGCTGATGATATCAATGTAGATTACGTAGACCAGATATACTACTTTACAACATTGCTTATAGAATGCCTTTTGCCAGATTTTATTTACAGTGGAAAGGGAGATGTTAATACCATTCCTTCAGATGTAAAGCAAAATCAGAGGCTGCTAGTTGATGTTAATTTAGCAGAAGTGTTTGGCCCTATGTACTATTATAATGTGATGGATGAATCTCTAAAAAACGAGTGGAAATTGGTAGCACCAGGGAAAACAGACTATCCGGCACCATATGAGTATGTGAATACATTGTACAGAATTTTACAAGAAACAATTTATGAGCAAGTATTCTATATGAAGAAGAAGCAACTTCCTAAGGAACAGATAGTAGAATTGGCTAGAAATCGTTGGGGGAAAGAACTTGAACGTGGATTAACAGGTGTTCATAAAGACTATGTTAAGGACACTTTGGGAAGCAAGAGTACTACACTGGGTGCTCAAGCATTGGTGTATCTTTGCTTTTGTCCGGATGAAAAACTATTGAAACTTAGAGAATATAAATTTGATGAAGTTGTATCTCTTGTGACTAAATATCGTGAACACGGGAATAATGTAGCTTTGCAACTTGATACAAGAGATTTAGAAGAACTTAGAGATAAAGTGATTAATGTAACCAAGGTGATAGGGGGCATATAAAATGGACGAAAAAAAGATTATTGAAGAATCAACGGAATCTAAAGAAATAACAGATACCCCGGTGGATTTGAATGCATCTACAGAGACAAGTGCTATGACTGACGAAAATGGCTTAAATGATGGTGGGGTTACAGAAGAAAAGAGCTATAAAGCAAGAGTTGAGGAACTTCTTAAGTGGCAGATGAAATTGGCTGACGAGCAAGCAAAGTTAGAGGCTTATAGAACATCAACATTTCAGCAAATGGGTGAGCTTGAACAACAGAAGAGAATTGCTAGTTCTGAACAGCAGGCAGCTTTACAAGAAGAGCGCCAGAAGTTTGAGGCCGATTTAGCTTCGATAAGAGCAAAGAAAGACGCTGAAACAATTGCTATGATTGCAGGTGAATGGAGTAAGTTTGAAAAGGAAAAAGAGGCTCAAATTATAGCATTAAAGAAAGAACTTGAGGGAATGCGTACCCAAACTCAAAAGGAGATGGATGCTCTTCGCTCTCAAGTTAGTAAGGAGTTGGATGAAGCCCGTTCATTGGCTGCAAAAGAAATACAGGTGATGAAATCTGAAGCGCAGAAAGAGATAGATAAGGCTCAGGCTGATAGCAAAAAAGAGATTATCGCAGCAAAACAAGAATCAATAAAAGCTGCTGAAATTGAAATTGAGCAGAGAACTCGCGAACTCACCGAGGCAGAAAAGAGAACAGAGCGTGAAGCTGGTCGACTTGCTGAATTGGATAAGAAGCTTCAGCAGCTTGAAATCGAATTAGAAGCGCGAGAGGCTCAGGTAAATGATGATAAAAGCGATAATATTCGAGAAAGAAGACGATTGGATCGAGAAAAGCAAAGAATTAACGGGGCAAGCGATAATTTGGAACAAGAGATTCAAGAACGTTTCTCTGATAGAATTGATTCGTATGAGCGAAAACTTGACAGTAAAGATGATGAGCTAGAGAGATTGAGATCGGAACTAGCTTCTTTGATGGCAACTAGTGAGTCAATACAAAGCTTAAGAGCCGCTTACGGAATGGACCCTGAGAAAATAAAAGCGAGAATTGCTGACCTGGAAGCTAGAAATAAAGCTCTTTTAGATGAAGCTGCTAATAGTACGACAAGGATTGAGTATGACCGTGTTAGTAGTGAGAAGAGAGCACTGGAAACAAAGTTTGCACAGGCCCAGGAGGAAATAAGACGTATTTCAGTAACTGATGGTGAAGTGCAGACTTTAAGGTCAGAAATACGAAGACTTGAGTCAACAAATGAAAATCTTAAAGTTGAGGCGGAAGAAGCTAGAAATATTCAGAAGTCACTGCAGAATGAGCTATTAAGATTATCTACTCCGGCAGAAAGAGAACTTGATAGAGAAGCAAGAATTGCATCTATAAAACGAGAGATTATGTCCCCTGAAGAACTTGAGTGGGAAACACATCCTGTTGATATGAATGAAATTGATTGGCTCGAGGATATAAAAAAGCAATGTGATAACTACGGCATTAAGTTCCAGAGAAGGATTTTATATGCTTTCCATACAGCATTAAAGATTAATGACTGGTCGATTATTACTGTGCTTGCTGGTGTTAGTGGTACTGGTAAATCTGAACTCCCAAAATTGTATTCTTTTTTTGGTGGATTGAATTTTATTTCGGTTGCAGTGCAGCCAAACTGGGATAGTCAGGAATCTATGCTTGGATTTTTCAACTCAATTGATAATCAATTCCAGCCAGAGGATTTGCTGAGCTTTCTAGTACAGTGCTCTGATAAAGACAGTGGTTTTAAGCTGTATCCAAGTGTTGTCCTTTTGGATGAAATGAACCTTGCATATGTTGAACATTATTTCGCTGAATTTTTGAGTAAGCTTGAAGAGCGAAGAGGAAAGACAAAGAAAGACCTGCCGGAGGTTAAGGTTAACCTTGGCGCAGGTGTCGCACCTTACGAGTTACCTCTTGTAAGAAACGTATTATGGACTGGTACTATGAATCAGGATGAAACTACGAAGTCTCTTTCCGATAAAGTAATTGATAGAAGTATGGTAATAAATTTCCCTAGACCTAAGCATCTTGCTGAAAGAACTAAGATGGAGAAGCTCAAGAAAACAGAGAAGAAATTATTATATGATACATGGAGATCTTGGATTACTGTTGATTTGGAAAGTGATTTTACAAGTGAACAAAGAGAGATCTTTAAGGAATATAAAAGAATTATCGAAAAGATCAATGATTGTTTAGAGGAAGTAGGAAGAGCTCTTGGTCATAGAGTATGGCAGTCAATAGAATACTATATTGCTAATTACCCTACAGTAATAAATGCCTTGAAAAATTCTCAAGGAGAAGTAACCGAGGAGTTAAAAGCTGAAATGAGGACAGCCTTTGAGGATCAGCTTGTTCAAAAAGTAATGCCAAAACTTAGAGGTATTGAAACTCGTGGCAAAGGTCGTCAAAGCTTACAGAACATAGAAGATCTTTTGGCCGAGGAAGGCTTCGAGAATCTTAAAGATGACTTTGAAATTGCATGTGAACAGGGTTATGGTCAGTTCGTATGGAGCAGTGCAAAATATCTCGGTGACGATGAGGACATTTTATCTTCAGATGATAACGCTGAGAAAGACACTGAAAATAACTCTGAAGAGTAGTTTGTAATAATATGTATCAAAGGGGGATCCTATAGTGAAGGAAATAGATAGCTACGAAAAATATTGTAAGTCCTTTACTGATGATACAAACAGTGGAGCCAAGGCAGAGGCTTTGCTTATGCTTTATATTCAAAATTGGATAATAAAGTTGCAAAGTAATACTGAAAAGGAATTCACAGATTATAGTCTTAGTCAATTTATTGAGGATAACTTATATAAGCAGAGAAGAGAAGAGTCACGAGAAGATGCGCTATCAAATATAGTCGATAGTGCAATAGATGCTTTTAGGATAATTTCAAAAAATATGAGGGAAAGAATAATACGTGAGAATGTTATGATGCCCTCATATAAAGTAAAGGAAATTAATAGTCAAGGATTAAATTGGTTAAGTAGACAATCTGGAAGAAATATAAAACAGAAGGTTTCATCAGCTGGAAATAATGTGTTAGCTGTTCAACGTAGAATGAGCTATGATACGGGTGAAAATCGACTTTTTGTAGAGTTTGTTAGGGAATTATTGGAAATTCTGACAGTAAAGTTGAAATATATTCCGGAGGCTAACAGACCAGTAGGAGAGAAGGATATATGTAATGAATTGGCTTCATTTTTGTATAGAACCGACTTAAAAGAGATTCGTAGATGGGAAAATTTGCCACCAAATAACACTCTTTTGTCGGATCAGAATTACAAAAAGATATGGACTGCCTGGAATTCTTTAAAATCACTAGATGAGTTGATTCTTGCAGATAGTCAAAATGCTGATGCGCGCCTTGCGACAATCTTTTATTTTGAGTTTTTGACTCAAATACAGGGGCGTGTAAAAATTGTGCAAATGCCTTTGGAAATTGATTACGATAATTATCTAATTCACTATGGAAGTGAAAAGGTAAAATTTTTAGATTCCAAGGGTAAGGCATATAGTATAGCTATATCTGGACAAACCATAACGATGACTGTCGATACTAAAGAAGTTTTGGCTGAAATAAAAGATGGTAGAATTGCGATTTTTGTAGCTGGTGAGGACAAAGGAAATAGTTTTTCAGTAAATGTAGGTAATATATATAAATACACATTATTGTATGCGTCGAAAATTGGATTGCCAAAAGAAGGTGCTTCGCTAGAACAAACTGTGACCAATGAGAAATGTGATAATGTTGTAATTGATCTGTTTGCTTTACATCCTAATTATTTAGTGGATGGAGAAGAACTAAGATATTTAGAGGAACGAGTATTACAGCAAACATACTATACTGAGGATATCTACGGGGATAAGAGAAAATTTTACTTGCCATGCGATACCACAAGGGCTATTAGTATGATGCATGGTGTGACACAAACATATACTATTCCTTATGCGGTGGACAGTGAATCATTTGATCAATTGCAACGATTGATGCATATGATGGAGGGCTATATCTCTGCAAAACAGTTTTCATATGTTTTTCCGGATGTATATAATGAATTTCAGCTTAGTAAAATATATAAGGCTGCTAGAATGGCATATAGAAATGTTAGTAGTATGCCAATGAGCATAGGTGTAGCTTTTGACTACATGGTAACCGATGATTTTGCTGAATATTTCGAACCCGATGATTTCTTGTTAATAGTGAATTTGTTAGATGATGAACTTACTATGACTTTGATTAAGGGTGAATATGATGAGAAATTATCATATGATATTCCTGAATATAAAGGTGTCGTATGGGAAAGACATCCAACCGCAACCATTTCCGTTAAAAGTAAGATCAGTGACAAAATAATCGATTGCCTTGAAAAGGCTGGTTGTGATAAAGCACGAAAATTATATCAGCTTTTTGGACTTGAAGGTTTAATCTCAGAAACTAGAATGTTATCTGTATTGATTGATGATTCCTCATGGTTCACTGTTAGTGAAGAATTATCGGAAATACTTCAAAACATGATCTTTAATATAGATGATGAGATTAGTTTGTTTTTAAGTAAGCAGCAAGGAATTATTGGAGATGCGCAGATACATATTCTTTCTTTAGTTGATAATTTAACTGGAAAGGATAATTTTATCCAGTATATTGATAAGTGTAGTGCTTTGTATGGCGTGAGTATTTACGAAAGTCTAAAGTTGGATACGGATGTATCGTTATGGCACGATCACTTGCCAAATCTTTCGATTAAACTTTTGTATGATAAATTCGACTTAATCAAGGATGCTACTGTTCTACCTATATTTGAACCACAAAAAATTGAAATATCCAATACATTCGTTTTGCCTAAGGGAGAAGCAGAATACCACTTCAGACTTGTACAGGAAGATAGTGCAAGAAAGATGCAATATGAAGCGGTTGTTAAGAATTCAAAGTTTCCTCTAGAACAGGATGCAGAATGCGTGTTGGATATGGTATATCATTATGGTGCAGAGGAACCATTTACACTTATATTTAGGCCGATCGATCCTATAATGGCTAAGTTTGCGGAGGCAAAAGTAGAATGGAAGAATTTTGAGGAATATGAGTGGATGAATAATCCAGTTCCGGCGTTTCCACGTAAATTGTCATGGGAAGAACTTAGAACATACATTGGAAGAAACAACGAAAATATTGACGTGATAAATATATTAACTGAAAAATTCGAACTGATTGGCAAAGGATATGAAACTCATGATTTGACCAATGAGAAGGTAGAAAGTAATTGGAAAGGGCAGAAGTGCGGTGAGTTTTATCATGTAACCAATGAAGGGGAGAAGGTTTTAGTTAGATGGAGTGAATGGGATTGGGAAAAAGGATCTCAAAAACCTCGTTATTGGGATGGAATTTCTTTTCTGTTAGAGGATTCTACAGATCAACAAGTTACACGATACAAAATAGATGATGTTTGGGCAGCAAGAACACGCGACAGTGTATGGTTTACAAATAATCAAGGATCGGTAATGGCAGTTTTGGAGTTTGAGTATGAGGGTGAAGAAACAACAATTGCCGTATTAGCAGATAAGTTTGATAATCCAGATGAATTTGATGAGAATCTTGATTCTATATCTTTTGAGGTCATCAGAAATAAGAAAACGGGAAAATTGTCTGCGATAAACATTCATAATGAGGACTATGGTCCGTATAGGCCTAAAAAGTATAAGGTGGCTAAGAGAATTCATATAGCAGGCACTCCACCAAAGCATTTTGTGAATTCCTTCTATAATCGTTGGATGCGAGTGTTATTTGCTAATAATAGATCACTTGCGGAGGACGGTTGCCCAGATGAGTTTAGAAGGGCGTTCTTGAGTAATCAAGAAGCGTGGTTGTCTTTATTCCATGAATATGATGATCCAAAGGATAAGAACAAGGCCTTTATTGATTATTCATTAGCAGCAACAAATGTAGGAAAAGAGTATTTCCCTATTGCAGCTGAATATCTAAGAATGTACTTTAATGGTGAAATACGCTTGGAGTATGAAATTGGATGTGCTCTTGGAAATATGACGACAGATATGCAGAAGTCCTTTCTTAAGGTAATGGTAGAAAGAATTACTGATAAAAAAATCGTCATAGGTATACTTGCTAAGGCGCTATGGCATGACGAACAGTTTGTATTCAACTTTTACGAATATGACTCTGAACTATTGTTGGATTTCTTTGATTATGCAGTAGAGTTTATAGGTACATGCCTAGAGGATGTGGAATATGATAGGTTAAATAAGGATGACTTGAGTGATATTAGATATTGCTTAGAATATATTCTTGGAATTCTACGGTTGAGAGCCTTAGAGAATGAAACACTTAACAAAAAATATTTGTCGTTAAATAATACGAATTTATTAAAGTTGTATAGATACTTAGAAATTATGATTAGTAATCATACAAAATTATATTCGTTCTTAAAATTGGAAATAACCAACAAAGGTGGGTATGATTTTATTCCAGACTTTATGTATGCGTTACTGGTATATATTTCAGGGTATAACACTGATAGTGAAATTAAGATTTCAGGAATCAACACAGATTTTAATGACGATGAAGATTAAATAAAAAGAACGCTCCTAGCCAATGTGTTATGGGGCGTTCTTTATTGCAGTTTCACAAGCTTTGATAGCTGCGTCGATAGATTTTGTTGCTACTAAATAACCACTTGAATGGCAGAAGGTTAAATCGGGAATACCGGTAATACTTGATAATGATTCTGTTTGTCCTCGCCAGGTTTCCGGAAAGTAGATTTTGCATTCATTTGACTCAATGCTTATAGGGACAGCCTGAGCATTAAAACCGCCTCTGGTTGAAGGGTAAATGACAAAGTATACTGGTTCGGGAATCAAAATTGACTTCCATGGAACACCAATGGAAAGAGTTACAATTCCGTTATGCTGTTTTGATAGGGCGTCTTTGACGATTTTGGCTGCATGGTCAGTGCTTTTCATACTTTCAATTTCGTTCTGAAGGATGAATTTAGCCATGTCTACAGCCTTAAAAAAGCACTTATCTGGATCATCAGAACTGTCCCACTTGGGATTAGCCTGTGTTATAGCACGACAGAGCATATTATTTCCACCGTAGTTATCTTGTGTGTCGAGCGGCTGAATGAAAGATTCATCAAAGGTGCGAGCTGCATTTTCTCCGACTAAAGATGGACCAAACTTTTTCCATAATAAGCCAAAAGATGCATACGGAACTCCGTTTTCACGATATTTCAAATTTGTAGAATGATGGTCATATTCGCCATCTGATAAATCAAATACGAGACCCTTATAATGAGGTGGAACAGCGGGCATTCTTTTTATTGAAATCTCTGGATTCAAAATTTTCAACAATGCTGCTGAAAAAACATCATCTGTATGAAACCGCCCATTATGGGTAAGAGCTTCACTTGGAAGGCTTTCCATGATATGCCTCCTTTCTAGTATCATGTACTAATTATCGGTTTAATTCTATATTCTGTCAATTTGATTAGATGGATTTAGAATGGCCAATGGGGTGGTCTTTTCTTTCCAGGTGTAGGAATATGTTTTGGTAACATTAAGCAATAAGGGCATGTAAATAAACCCATTCCGCTATTTGCATCGTAAATCTGCTTACATTTTGGACACCTCTTAAACTGTGCTACGATTCCACTCATGTGAACACCTCCTTAAAACTTAATAATGTCGATATTACCTCTGTGCACCTGCTTATGACAGTTATGACAAAGGGTAACAATGTTGTCGATATGGGCATTACCTCCATACTGAAAATTGATGATGTGATGCCCCTCGGGAGAGACAGTACTTCCGCAGGCCTGGCAAATATTCATGTCGCGGATCTTGCCAAGCCGCTGAATCTGTGTGTGTGAACTATCACGCTTTGCCATGGCTATACCTCCTAGAAATTTACGATGTGAACGCCAGACTCGGTGTCATAACTTTCAATGACAGGAGTTTCTGTTTCGGGGGTATATCCAATAGTAGTAGGATTGTTAATATCCAAATGGATTCCGTCAGGTTCAACCGTAACCTTGAAAAGGTCAACTGAACCATCATCACGTTCAATTGCGATAAAATCAGAATTGATATTTATAACACGGTCACCTAAGTTTAATAATTCGTAATTCATATTTCCTCACTTCCTACGCATGTCTTGCGATGCGCTTATTTGCTGTTGAATTTGACTGAATAAGAACACCCACATTTTCACGAGTTCCTGTTGCGATAGTTCCACGACCAT contains:
- a CDS encoding HNH endonuclease, with product MAKRDSSHTQIQRLGKIRDMNICQACGSTVSPEGHHIINFQYGGNAHIDNIVTLCHNCHKQVHRGNIDIIKF
- a CDS encoding DUF2357 domain-containing protein yields the protein MKEIDSYEKYCKSFTDDTNSGAKAEALLMLYIQNWIIKLQSNTEKEFTDYSLSQFIEDNLYKQRREESREDALSNIVDSAIDAFRIISKNMRERIIRENVMMPSYKVKEINSQGLNWLSRQSGRNIKQKVSSAGNNVLAVQRRMSYDTGENRLFVEFVRELLEILTVKLKYIPEANRPVGEKDICNELASFLYRTDLKEIRRWENLPPNNTLLSDQNYKKIWTAWNSLKSLDELILADSQNADARLATIFYFEFLTQIQGRVKIVQMPLEIDYDNYLIHYGSEKVKFLDSKGKAYSIAISGQTITMTVDTKEVLAEIKDGRIAIFVAGEDKGNSFSVNVGNIYKYTLLYASKIGLPKEGASLEQTVTNEKCDNVVIDLFALHPNYLVDGEELRYLEERVLQQTYYTEDIYGDKRKFYLPCDTTRAISMMHGVTQTYTIPYAVDSESFDQLQRLMHMMEGYISAKQFSYVFPDVYNEFQLSKIYKAARMAYRNVSSMPMSIGVAFDYMVTDDFAEYFEPDDFLLIVNLLDDELTMTLIKGEYDEKLSYDIPEYKGVVWERHPTATISVKSKISDKIIDCLEKAGCDKARKLYQLFGLEGLISETRMLSVLIDDSSWFTVSEELSEILQNMIFNIDDEISLFLSKQQGIIGDAQIHILSLVDNLTGKDNFIQYIDKCSALYGVSIYESLKLDTDVSLWHDHLPNLSIKLLYDKFDLIKDATVLPIFEPQKIEISNTFVLPKGEAEYHFRLVQEDSARKMQYEAVVKNSKFPLEQDAECVLDMVYHYGAEEPFTLIFRPIDPIMAKFAEAKVEWKNFEEYEWMNNPVPAFPRKLSWEELRTYIGRNNENIDVINILTEKFELIGKGYETHDLTNEKVESNWKGQKCGEFYHVTNEGEKVLVRWSEWDWEKGSQKPRYWDGISFLLEDSTDQQVTRYKIDDVWAARTRDSVWFTNNQGSVMAVLEFEYEGEETTIAVLADKFDNPDEFDENLDSISFEVIRNKKTGKLSAINIHNEDYGPYRPKKYKVAKRIHIAGTPPKHFVNSFYNRWMRVLFANNRSLAEDGCPDEFRRAFLSNQEAWLSLFHEYDDPKDKNKAFIDYSLAATNVGKEYFPIAAEYLRMYFNGEIRLEYEIGCALGNMTTDMQKSFLKVMVERITDKKIVIGILAKALWHDEQFVFNFYEYDSELLLDFFDYAVEFIGTCLEDVEYDRLNKDDLSDIRYCLEYILGILRLRALENETLNKKYLSLNNTNLLKLYRYLEIMISNHTKLYSFLKLEITNKGGYDFIPDFMYALLVYISGYNTDSEIKISGINTDFNDDED
- a CDS encoding MYG1 family protein yields the protein MESLPSEALTHNGRFHTDDVFSAALLKILNPEISIKRMPAVPPHYKGLVFDLSDGEYDHHSTNLKYRENGVPYASFGLLWKKFGPSLVGENAARTFDESFIQPLDTQDNYGGNNMLCRAITQANPKWDSSDDPDKCFFKAVDMAKFILQNEIESMKSTDHAAKIVKDALSKQHNGIVTLSIGVPWKSILIPEPVYFVIYPSTRGGFNAQAVPISIESNECKIYFPETWRGQTESLSSITGIPDLTFCHSSGYLVATKSIDAAIKACETAIKNAP